In Takifugu flavidus isolate HTHZ2018 chromosome 13, ASM371156v2, whole genome shotgun sequence, the following are encoded in one genomic region:
- the kif21a gene encoding kinesin-like protein KIF21A isoform X12: MTTGQDESSVRVALRIRPQLAREKIEGCHICTYVMPGEPQVILGKDKAFTYDYMFDMDSQQDAIYTTCTEKLIDGCFEGYNATVFAYGQTGSGKTYTMGTGFDVNIGDDELGIVPRAVHHLFQGIEERREAAQAQGRPVPEFKINAQFLELYNEEVLDLFDSSRDMKQKSHIKIHEDANGGIYTVGVTTRTVGSEAEMIQCLKLGALSRTTASTQMNVQSSRSHAIFTIHLCQVRVCASDNQENETDNRVSNGNSEMDEYETLTAKFHFVDLAGSERLKRTGATGDRAKEGISINCGLLALGNVISALGDRSKRASHVPYRDSKLTRLLQDSLGGNSQTVMIACISPSDRDFMETLNTLKYANRARNIKNKVMVNQDKASQQISALRTEIARLQMELMEYKSGKRMAGEDGVESFSDMFHENSMLQTENSNLRVRVKAMQETIDAQRARLTQLLSDQANQALGRAGEGGTEEIGNMIQSYIKEIEDLRAKLLESESVNEHLRKNLARASNRQSLYGGPGAFASAALAPEKETSDIIELAKKDLEKLKKREKKKKKSVNKDEVLDNELEKSTEKELLEREDAEMEVQEDSDHEEGEEEEEEEEEEEMDVEESSDDSDSESDEKENFQADLANITCEIAIKQKLIDELENSQRRLHTLKQQYEQKLMMLQCKIKDTQLERDRILHNMNSVESGSEDKARKIKAEYEKKLSVMNKELQKLHSAQKEHARLLKNQSQYEKQLRKLQTDVAEMKKTKVRLMKQMKEQQEKNRMNESRRNREIASLKKDQRRQEHQLKLLEAQKRQQELILRRKTEEVTALRRQARPSSGKVIRKVNLPEPAQDSPHRLPPSGRMYSSGSTAPTSARSPYRRTVGVYSTRVARNKWQTLERRISGVIMQRMTISNMEADMNRLLKQREELTKRKEKVIRKKERLLREGSEAEKTVPPLSEEVEALTANIDYINDSIADCQANIMQMEETKEEGDTVDVSAVISSCTLAEARFLLDHFMSMAINKGLQAAQRESQVKVMEGRLKQTEITSATQNQLLFHMLKEKAEFNPELDALLGNALQETGDDSSSDESAQSPSADGASLASDLMKLCGESKTRNKARRRTTTQMELLYANSDSILELPAADFSMLPLAETPDGGGEVEASGSSVRDYAALSPGFSSKMGSISGSRTSSGLEKRAAEPSPLSRRKTYDKAQAAGNRAKVKETKQGVIYPVPSTKSSRSSTLQCVHVAEGHSKAVLCVDSTDDLLFTGSKDRTCKVWNLVTGQEIMSLAGHPNNVVSVRYSSSLVFTVSTSYIKVWDIRDSAKCVRTLTSSGQVTLGDGCSASTSRTVAIPAGENQINQIALNPNGTVLYAAAGNSVRVWDLRRFASTGKLMGHLGPVMCLTVDQSGTSSQDLVITGSKDHYIKLFDVTEGSLGSIGPTHNFEPPHYDGIESLVVQGDMFFSGSRDNGIKKWDLDRKDLLQQVPSAHRDWVCALGVVPGSPVLLSGCRAGVLKLWHTDTLGPLGELRGHESPITSISTNSSHLFTASDDRTVKIWRARGGLDSTAEGADNADEVASN; encoded by the exons ATGACGACGGGGCAGGACGAAAGCTCAGTCCGCGTAGCGCTGAG GATTCGTCCTCAGCTGGCCAGAGAAAAGATCGAGGGATGCCACATCTGCACCTACGTGATGCCCGGAGAGCCTCAGGTGATCCTGGGCAAAGACAAGGCCTTCACCTACGACTACATGTTCGACATGGACTCGCAGCAGGACGCCATCTACACCACCTGCACGGAGAAGCTGATCGACGGCTGCTTCGAGGGCTACAACGCCACCGTCTTTGCGTACGGGCAG ACCGGCTCGGGGAAGACCTACACCATGGGGACGGGCTTCGACGTCAACATCGGCGATGACGAGCTGGGCATCGTCCCCCGCGCCGTCCACCACCTCTTCCAGGGCATCGAGGAGCGTCGGGAGGCGGCGCAGGCGCAGGGCCGTCCCGTGCCCGAGTTTAAGATCAACGCCCAGTTTCTTGAG CTTTATAATGAGGAAGTTCTGGACCTGTTTGACTCCTCAAGAGACATGAAGCAAAAATCGCACATCAAGATCCACGAAGATGCTAACGGGGGCATCTACACGGTGGGAGTGACCACCCGGACCGTCGGCTCCGAGGCCGAG ATGATCCAGTGCCTGAAGCTCGGAGCTCTGTCTCGGACCACGGCGAGCACGCAGATGAATGTCCAGAGCTCTCGATCACACGCCATCTTCACCATCCACCTGTGCCAAGTCCGCGTCTGTGCCTCTGACAAT CAGGAGAACGAGACCGATAACAGAGTCTCCAACGGAAACTCTGAGATGGATGAGTACGAGACGCTGACCGCCAAGTTCCACTTTGTGGACTTAGCCGGTTCTGAGAGGCTGAAGAGAACTGGGGCGACTGGAGACCGAGCCAAGGAGGGCATCTCCATCAACTGTGGGCTG CTGGCTCTGGGGAATGTAATCAGCGCTTTGGGTGACCGCAGCAAGCGGGCGTCTCATGTGCCTTATCGAGACTCCAAACTCACCCGACTTCTGCAGGACTCGTTAGGAGGGAACAG CCAAACAGTCATGATCGCCTGCATCAGTCCGTCTGACCGCGACTTCATGGAGACGCTCAACACTCTGAAGTACGCCAACCGGGCTCGCAACATCAAGAACAAGGTGATGGTGAACCAGGACAAGGCCAGTCAGCAGATCAGCGCTCTGAGGACCGAGATCGCCcgtctgcagatggagctgatggagtACAAGTCG GGCAAACGTATGGCCGGCGAGGACGGCGTGGAGAGTTTCAGCGACATGTTCCATGAAAACTCGATGCTGCAGACGGAGAACAGCAACCTGAGGGTGCGGGTGAAGGCCATGCAGGAGACCATCGATGCCCAGAGAGCGCGCCTCACCCAGCTGCTCAGCGACCAGGCCAACCAGGCCCTGGGCAGGGCAG GTGAGGGAGGAACCGAAGAGATTGGAAACATGATTCAGAGTTACATCAAAGAGATCGAAGACCTCAG AGCCAAACTGCTGGAGAGTGAGTCCGTGAACGAGCACCTGAGGAAGAACCTGGCCCGCGCCTCCAATCGGCAGTCGCTCTACGGAGGCCCGGGCGCCTTCGCCTCCGCCGCGCTGGCGCCCGAGAAggagacctctgacatcatcgaACTGGCCAAGAAAGACCTGGAAAAACTGAAGAAGcgggaaaagaagaagaagaaaag CGTCAACAAGGACGAAGTTCTCGACAACGAGCTGGAAAAgagcacagaaaaagagctgctggagcgTGAGGACGCGGAGATG GAGGTCCAGGAAGACAGCGATcatgaggaaggagaggaggaggaggaggaggaggaagaggaggagatggatgtGGAGGAGAGTTCAGACGATTCTGACTCCGAGTCAGATGAAAAAG AGAACTTCCAGGCCGATCTGGCCAACATCACCTGTGAGATCGCCATCAAGCAGAAGCTGATCGATGAGCTGGAGAACAGCCAGCGGCGCCTGCACACGCTCAAGCAGCAGTACGAGCAGAAGCTGATGATGCTGCAGTGCAAGATCAAAGACACGCAGCTGGAGCGAGACCGCATCCTCCACAACATGA aCTCGGTGGAAAGCGGCTCGGAGGACAAAGCGCGCAAGATTAAGGCCGAATACGAGAAGAAGCTGAGTGTCATGAAcaaggagctgcagaagctgcactcGGCCCAGAAGGAGCACGCACGGCTGCTGAAGAACCAGTCGCAGTACGagaagcagctgaggaagctgcagACGGACGTGGCGGAGATGAAGAAGACCAAG GTGCGTCTCATGAAGcagatgaaggagcagcaggagaagaacaGGATGAACGAATCTCGCAGAAATCGAGAAATCGCGTCCTTGAAGAAAGACCAGCGCCGGCAGGAG CACCAACTGAAGTTACTGGAAGCTCagaagaggcagcaggagctgatcctgaggaggaagacggaggAGGTGACGGCTCTCAGGAGGCAGGCTCGGCCCAGCTCGGGAAAGGTGATCAGAAAGGTCAACCTCCCAGAACCGGCCCAGGACTCCCCCCACAGACTCCCTCCGTCTGGACGCATGTACTCCTCCGGCAGCACAGCCCCCACCAGCGCCCG ATCTCCCTACAGGCGCACAGTTGGTGTTTACTCCACCAGGGTCGCACGCAATAAGTGGCAGACCCTGGAGCGCCGCATCTCCGGCGTCATCATGCAGAGGATGACCATCTCTAACATGGAGGCCGACATGAACCGGCTCCTCAAG CAACGAGAGGAGCTGACCAAGCGCAAAGAGAAGGTGATCCGCAAGAAGGAGCGTCTGCTGAGGGAGGGGTCTGAGGCGGAGAAGACCGTCCCCCCCCTCAGCGAGGAGGTGGAGGCGCTGACCGCCAACATCGACTACATCAACGACAGCATCGCGGACTGCCAGGCCAACATCATGCAGATGGAGGAAACCAAG gaggagggcgACACGGTGGACGTCTCCGCCGTCATCAGCTCCTGCACGCTGGCCGAGGCTCGTTTCCTCCTGGATCACTTTATGTCCATGGCAATCAATAAG GGCCTCCAGGCCGCCCAGCGGGAGTCCCAGGTGAAGGTGATGGAGGGCAGGCTGAAGCAGACGGAGATCACCAGCGCCACCCAGAACCAGCTGCTCTTCCACATGCTGAAGGAGAAGGCCGAGTTCAACCCGGAGCTGGATGCGCTGCTGGGGAACGCGCTGCAAG AAACTGGAGACGACAGCAGCAGTGACGAGTCTGCACAGAGTCCCTCTGCTGATGGAGC CAGTTtggcttcagacctgatgaagCTCTGCGgtgagagcaaaacaagaaacAAG gcTCGCAGGAGGACCACGACCCAGATGGAGCTGCTGTATGCAAACAGCGACTCCATCCTGGAGCTCCCCGCTGCAGATTTCTCCATGTTGCCTTTAGCTGAAACACCAGATGGGGGCGGAGAGGTGGAGGCGTCAGGCTCATCAGTCAGGGACTACGCCGCTCTCTCCCCTGGCTTTTCCTCTAAAATGGGCAGCAT CTCAGGCTCCAGAACTTCATCTGGGTTGGAAAAACGGGCAGCAGAACCCTCCCCGCTCTCTCGCAGGAAGACCTATGACAAGGCACAAGCAGCGGGCAACAGGGCAAAGGTCAAGGAGACTAAACA GGGCGTCATTTACCCCGTGCCGTCCACGAAGAGCAGCCGTTCGTCCACTCTGCAGTGCGTGCACGTGGCGGAGGGCCACAGCAAGGCCGTCCTGTGCGTGGACAGCACCGACGACCTTCTCTTCACCGGATCCAAAG ACCGGACCTGTAAGGTTTGGAACCTGGTGACGGGTCAGGAGATCATGTCCCTCGCGGGCCACCCCAACAACGTGGTGTCGGTCCGCTACAGCTCCAGTCTGGTCTTCACCGTCTCCACCTCCTACATCAAGGTGTGGGACATCCGAGACTCGGCCAAGTGCGTGCGGACGCTAAC GTCCTCCGGTCAGGTCACCCTCGGGGACGGCTGCTCGGCGAGCACCAGCCGCACCGTCGCCATCCcagcaggagagaaccagatcAACCAGATCGCTCTCAATCCCAACGGGACGGTTCTGTACGCAGCCGCGGGGAACTCGGTCCGAGTGTGGGACCTGCGGAG ATTTGCATCCACGGGAAAGCTAATGGGTCACCTGGGTCCGGTGATGTGTCTGACTGTGGATCAGTCCGGAACCAGCAGTCAGGATCTGGTGATCACGGGGTCCAAGGATCACTACATCAAG CTGTTCGACGTGACCGAAGGCTCCCTGGGGAGCATCGGGCCCACGCACAACTTTGAGCCTCCTCACTACGACGGCATCGAGTCCCTGGTGGTCCAGGGAGACATGTTCTTCAGCGGCTCGCGAGACAACGGCATCAAGAAGTGGGACCTGGACCGTAAAGACCTGCTGCAG CAAGTCCCCAGCGCCCACCGTGACTGGGTGTGTGCGCTGGGCGTGGTGCCCGGGTCGCCGGTGCTGCTGAGCGGCTGCCGGGCCGGCGTGCTGAAGCTGTGGCACACGGACACGCTGGGGCCTCTGGGGGAGCTGCGGGGCCACGAGAGCCCCATCACCAGCATCTCCACCAACAGCAGCCACCTCTTCACCGCCTCAGA cGACCGCACGGTGAAGATCTGGCGCGCGCGGGGGGGCCTGGACAGCACCGCGGAGGGGGCCGACAACGCCGACGAGGTGGCCAGTAACTGA
- the kif21a gene encoding kinesin-like protein KIF21A isoform X7, whose protein sequence is MTTGQDESSVRVALRIRPQLAREKIEGCHICTYVMPGEPQVILGKDKAFTYDYMFDMDSQQDAIYTTCTEKLIDGCFEGYNATVFAYGQTGSGKTYTMGTGFDVNIGDDELGIVPRAVHHLFQGIEERREAAQAQGRPVPEFKINAQFLELYNEEVLDLFDSSRDMKQKSHIKIHEDANGGIYTVGVTTRTVGSEAEMIQCLKLGALSRTTASTQMNVQSSRSHAIFTIHLCQVRVCASDNENETDNRVSNGNSEMDEYETLTAKFHFVDLAGSERLKRTGATGDRAKEGISINCGLLALGNVISALGDRSKRASHVPYRDSKLTRLLQDSLGGNSQTVMIACISPSDRDFMETLNTLKYANRARNIKNKVMVNQDKASQQISALRTEIARLQMELMEYKSGKRMAGEDGVESFSDMFHENSMLQTENSNLRVRVKAMQETIDAQRARLTQLLSDQANQALGRAGEGGTEEIGNMIQSYIKEIEDLRAKLLESESVNEHLRKNLARASNRQSLYGGPGAFASAALAPEKETSDIIELAKKDLEKLKKREKKKKKRLQQLLEERERDEKEEEEVVEEVEDVSVNKDEVLDNELEKSTEKELLEREDAEMEVQEDSDHEEGEEEEEEEEEEEMDVEESSDDSDSESDEKENFQADLANITCEIAIKQKLIDELENSQRRLHTLKQQYEQKLMMLQCKIKDTQLERDRILHNMNSVESGSEDKARKIKAEYEKKLSVMNKELQKLHSAQKEHARLLKNQSQYEKQLRKLQTDVAEMKKTKVRLMKQMKEQQEKNRMNESRRNREIASLKKDQRRQEHQLKLLEAQKRQQELILRRKTEEVTALRRQARPSSGKVIRKVNLPEPAQDSPHRLPPSGRMYSSGSTAPTSARSPYRRTVGVYSTRVARNKWQTLERRISGVIMQRMTISNMEADMNRLLKQREELTKRKEKVIRKKERLLREGSEAEKTVPPLSEEVEALTANIDYINDSIADCQANIMQMEETKEEGDTVDVSAVISSCTLAEARFLLDHFMSMAINKGLQAAQRESQVKVMEGRLKQTEITSATQNQLLFHMLKEKAEFNPELDALLGNALQELGNISAETGDDSSSDESAQSPSADGASLASDLMKLCGESKTRNKARRRTTTQMELLYANSDSILELPAADFSMLPLAETPDGGGEVEASGSSVRDYAALSPGFSSKMGSISGSRTSSGLEKRAAEPSPLSRRKTYDKAQAAGNRAKVKETKQGVIYPVPSTKSSRSSTLQCVHVAEGHSKAVLCVDSTDDLLFTGSKDRTCKVWNLVTGQEIMSLAGHPNNVVSVRYSSSLVFTVSTSYIKVWDIRDSAKCVRTLTSSGQVTLGDGCSASTSRTVAIPAGENQINQIALNPNGTVLYAAAGNSVRVWDLRRFASTGKLMGHLGPVMCLTVDQSGTSSQDLVITGSKDHYIKLFDVTEGSLGSIGPTHNFEPPHYDGIESLVVQGDMFFSGSRDNGIKKWDLDRKDLLQQVPSAHRDWVCALGVVPGSPVLLSGCRAGVLKLWHTDTLGPLGELRGHESPITSISTNSSHLFTASDDRTVKIWRARGGLDSTAEGADNADEVASN, encoded by the exons ATGACGACGGGGCAGGACGAAAGCTCAGTCCGCGTAGCGCTGAG GATTCGTCCTCAGCTGGCCAGAGAAAAGATCGAGGGATGCCACATCTGCACCTACGTGATGCCCGGAGAGCCTCAGGTGATCCTGGGCAAAGACAAGGCCTTCACCTACGACTACATGTTCGACATGGACTCGCAGCAGGACGCCATCTACACCACCTGCACGGAGAAGCTGATCGACGGCTGCTTCGAGGGCTACAACGCCACCGTCTTTGCGTACGGGCAG ACCGGCTCGGGGAAGACCTACACCATGGGGACGGGCTTCGACGTCAACATCGGCGATGACGAGCTGGGCATCGTCCCCCGCGCCGTCCACCACCTCTTCCAGGGCATCGAGGAGCGTCGGGAGGCGGCGCAGGCGCAGGGCCGTCCCGTGCCCGAGTTTAAGATCAACGCCCAGTTTCTTGAG CTTTATAATGAGGAAGTTCTGGACCTGTTTGACTCCTCAAGAGACATGAAGCAAAAATCGCACATCAAGATCCACGAAGATGCTAACGGGGGCATCTACACGGTGGGAGTGACCACCCGGACCGTCGGCTCCGAGGCCGAG ATGATCCAGTGCCTGAAGCTCGGAGCTCTGTCTCGGACCACGGCGAGCACGCAGATGAATGTCCAGAGCTCTCGATCACACGCCATCTTCACCATCCACCTGTGCCAAGTCCGCGTCTGTGCCTCTGACAAT GAGAACGAGACCGATAACAGAGTCTCCAACGGAAACTCTGAGATGGATGAGTACGAGACGCTGACCGCCAAGTTCCACTTTGTGGACTTAGCCGGTTCTGAGAGGCTGAAGAGAACTGGGGCGACTGGAGACCGAGCCAAGGAGGGCATCTCCATCAACTGTGGGCTG CTGGCTCTGGGGAATGTAATCAGCGCTTTGGGTGACCGCAGCAAGCGGGCGTCTCATGTGCCTTATCGAGACTCCAAACTCACCCGACTTCTGCAGGACTCGTTAGGAGGGAACAG CCAAACAGTCATGATCGCCTGCATCAGTCCGTCTGACCGCGACTTCATGGAGACGCTCAACACTCTGAAGTACGCCAACCGGGCTCGCAACATCAAGAACAAGGTGATGGTGAACCAGGACAAGGCCAGTCAGCAGATCAGCGCTCTGAGGACCGAGATCGCCcgtctgcagatggagctgatggagtACAAGTCG GGCAAACGTATGGCCGGCGAGGACGGCGTGGAGAGTTTCAGCGACATGTTCCATGAAAACTCGATGCTGCAGACGGAGAACAGCAACCTGAGGGTGCGGGTGAAGGCCATGCAGGAGACCATCGATGCCCAGAGAGCGCGCCTCACCCAGCTGCTCAGCGACCAGGCCAACCAGGCCCTGGGCAGGGCAG GTGAGGGAGGAACCGAAGAGATTGGAAACATGATTCAGAGTTACATCAAAGAGATCGAAGACCTCAG AGCCAAACTGCTGGAGAGTGAGTCCGTGAACGAGCACCTGAGGAAGAACCTGGCCCGCGCCTCCAATCGGCAGTCGCTCTACGGAGGCCCGGGCGCCTTCGCCTCCGCCGCGCTGGCGCCCGAGAAggagacctctgacatcatcgaACTGGCCAAGAAAGACCTGGAAAAACTGAAGAAGcgggaaaagaagaagaagaaaag GCTCCAACAGCtgttggaggagagggagagggatgagaaggaggaggaggaggtggtggaagaggtggaggacgtCAG CGTCAACAAGGACGAAGTTCTCGACAACGAGCTGGAAAAgagcacagaaaaagagctgctggagcgTGAGGACGCGGAGATG GAGGTCCAGGAAGACAGCGATcatgaggaaggagaggaggaggaggaggaggaggaagaggaggagatggatgtGGAGGAGAGTTCAGACGATTCTGACTCCGAGTCAGATGAAAAAG AGAACTTCCAGGCCGATCTGGCCAACATCACCTGTGAGATCGCCATCAAGCAGAAGCTGATCGATGAGCTGGAGAACAGCCAGCGGCGCCTGCACACGCTCAAGCAGCAGTACGAGCAGAAGCTGATGATGCTGCAGTGCAAGATCAAAGACACGCAGCTGGAGCGAGACCGCATCCTCCACAACATGA aCTCGGTGGAAAGCGGCTCGGAGGACAAAGCGCGCAAGATTAAGGCCGAATACGAGAAGAAGCTGAGTGTCATGAAcaaggagctgcagaagctgcactcGGCCCAGAAGGAGCACGCACGGCTGCTGAAGAACCAGTCGCAGTACGagaagcagctgaggaagctgcagACGGACGTGGCGGAGATGAAGAAGACCAAG GTGCGTCTCATGAAGcagatgaaggagcagcaggagaagaacaGGATGAACGAATCTCGCAGAAATCGAGAAATCGCGTCCTTGAAGAAAGACCAGCGCCGGCAGGAG CACCAACTGAAGTTACTGGAAGCTCagaagaggcagcaggagctgatcctgaggaggaagacggaggAGGTGACGGCTCTCAGGAGGCAGGCTCGGCCCAGCTCGGGAAAGGTGATCAGAAAGGTCAACCTCCCAGAACCGGCCCAGGACTCCCCCCACAGACTCCCTCCGTCTGGACGCATGTACTCCTCCGGCAGCACAGCCCCCACCAGCGCCCG ATCTCCCTACAGGCGCACAGTTGGTGTTTACTCCACCAGGGTCGCACGCAATAAGTGGCAGACCCTGGAGCGCCGCATCTCCGGCGTCATCATGCAGAGGATGACCATCTCTAACATGGAGGCCGACATGAACCGGCTCCTCAAG CAACGAGAGGAGCTGACCAAGCGCAAAGAGAAGGTGATCCGCAAGAAGGAGCGTCTGCTGAGGGAGGGGTCTGAGGCGGAGAAGACCGTCCCCCCCCTCAGCGAGGAGGTGGAGGCGCTGACCGCCAACATCGACTACATCAACGACAGCATCGCGGACTGCCAGGCCAACATCATGCAGATGGAGGAAACCAAG gaggagggcgACACGGTGGACGTCTCCGCCGTCATCAGCTCCTGCACGCTGGCCGAGGCTCGTTTCCTCCTGGATCACTTTATGTCCATGGCAATCAATAAG GGCCTCCAGGCCGCCCAGCGGGAGTCCCAGGTGAAGGTGATGGAGGGCAGGCTGAAGCAGACGGAGATCACCAGCGCCACCCAGAACCAGCTGCTCTTCCACATGCTGAAGGAGAAGGCCGAGTTCAACCCGGAGCTGGATGCGCTGCTGGGGAACGCGCTGCAAG AACTAGGTAACATCTCAGCTG AAACTGGAGACGACAGCAGCAGTGACGAGTCTGCACAGAGTCCCTCTGCTGATGGAGC CAGTTtggcttcagacctgatgaagCTCTGCGgtgagagcaaaacaagaaacAAG gcTCGCAGGAGGACCACGACCCAGATGGAGCTGCTGTATGCAAACAGCGACTCCATCCTGGAGCTCCCCGCTGCAGATTTCTCCATGTTGCCTTTAGCTGAAACACCAGATGGGGGCGGAGAGGTGGAGGCGTCAGGCTCATCAGTCAGGGACTACGCCGCTCTCTCCCCTGGCTTTTCCTCTAAAATGGGCAGCAT CTCAGGCTCCAGAACTTCATCTGGGTTGGAAAAACGGGCAGCAGAACCCTCCCCGCTCTCTCGCAGGAAGACCTATGACAAGGCACAAGCAGCGGGCAACAGGGCAAAGGTCAAGGAGACTAAACA GGGCGTCATTTACCCCGTGCCGTCCACGAAGAGCAGCCGTTCGTCCACTCTGCAGTGCGTGCACGTGGCGGAGGGCCACAGCAAGGCCGTCCTGTGCGTGGACAGCACCGACGACCTTCTCTTCACCGGATCCAAAG ACCGGACCTGTAAGGTTTGGAACCTGGTGACGGGTCAGGAGATCATGTCCCTCGCGGGCCACCCCAACAACGTGGTGTCGGTCCGCTACAGCTCCAGTCTGGTCTTCACCGTCTCCACCTCCTACATCAAGGTGTGGGACATCCGAGACTCGGCCAAGTGCGTGCGGACGCTAAC GTCCTCCGGTCAGGTCACCCTCGGGGACGGCTGCTCGGCGAGCACCAGCCGCACCGTCGCCATCCcagcaggagagaaccagatcAACCAGATCGCTCTCAATCCCAACGGGACGGTTCTGTACGCAGCCGCGGGGAACTCGGTCCGAGTGTGGGACCTGCGGAG ATTTGCATCCACGGGAAAGCTAATGGGTCACCTGGGTCCGGTGATGTGTCTGACTGTGGATCAGTCCGGAACCAGCAGTCAGGATCTGGTGATCACGGGGTCCAAGGATCACTACATCAAG CTGTTCGACGTGACCGAAGGCTCCCTGGGGAGCATCGGGCCCACGCACAACTTTGAGCCTCCTCACTACGACGGCATCGAGTCCCTGGTGGTCCAGGGAGACATGTTCTTCAGCGGCTCGCGAGACAACGGCATCAAGAAGTGGGACCTGGACCGTAAAGACCTGCTGCAG CAAGTCCCCAGCGCCCACCGTGACTGGGTGTGTGCGCTGGGCGTGGTGCCCGGGTCGCCGGTGCTGCTGAGCGGCTGCCGGGCCGGCGTGCTGAAGCTGTGGCACACGGACACGCTGGGGCCTCTGGGGGAGCTGCGGGGCCACGAGAGCCCCATCACCAGCATCTCCACCAACAGCAGCCACCTCTTCACCGCCTCAGA cGACCGCACGGTGAAGATCTGGCGCGCGCGGGGGGGCCTGGACAGCACCGCGGAGGGGGCCGACAACGCCGACGAGGTGGCCAGTAACTGA